The nucleotide window gttcaaaaatacaatgtactatCAATGTTGTTATATAAAACGAAATTATATTGTATAAATGTTATGAAACTCTTGTAGAATCCGTGTtataaaatcaaacattttagaAGCATGAATGAAATCTTCGATGTCAAATTGTGGAAAAAATTCTTTATTCAATGTATTTTTCTGTCATAAATCATGCTCGATGTAAAATtcatgttttcataaaattttccaCAAGTTGACATCCTTCCAAACTATCTTCTCAGTTACTGACCCCCTGACCAATTTCCAAGACTAACGTCGGATATACACGTTAGATTAATTATGCATTAttaatttgacatttatgtCCACAGAAAATTgtttacagtttattttgatatttttgtaaaccgtttgaattaaatattttatagacatTGATTTAAAATCTACGTGAATATCCGACATGAAATGAATTgcattaaaatacttaatttgtGTGACATTCAGAGCAATTGTTTTCATTATGTTAAGTTTCCTGTGCCATACGAATCgagatgaatatttttatcagtgACTAAAATTGCATGTGCGTTTGTTCGCGAGCATGTCACGTGTGAAAATCCTACGTGCCTACCTATGAGTACAGATCAAGaccatattttgttttaagtttctaTTTTTTCACTTAAGTTTTTggttcaatataaaaaaaatacaaaaccacaaaaaaatacagaaatatttaattttctttaaaccGGTTGCGTGCTTTTGATACAACTGTTTTTTATGAAGGATTTacgagtatattttattttttataaagaatttattttgccAGTTCTTCAGTTATTCGTGATATAAAAATTACGTTTGACAGTTCAGTCGACAGTATGCAACCAGCTTTATTAAGTCTGATTGTTTGTATGAGATGTATGATTGCGAAAACATTTActccattcatattcatacaaGTCGAGATCTCTAATGCGGCAGTAGTAATGCAGAAGAAATAAGAAACAACTTTTTCACTTTGGCCTTTGTGTATTGGAGAACCATTCCATTACAAACCCATTGTTCGTGAAAATGCACTGGTGAGAACTAAGCCTTAGCACGACATGTATTTATTACTGCCGCAATTACAGATTTGACTAAATTTATTTAgaattaactaaattatttggCGAATTATACCCACTATCTAGTACTCctttgtaaatatagatttctaGAGTAAAACTATAGTAGCGGTTCAAATAAAATGGTAGAACtattttcaatgtaattaatcatcgtaattaattattaaaactggGTTTTCCCTCAACTCTTACATTCCCTCcgttaatttagttatttttaagttaaatgatAGCAGccgtcatattttttaataatgtacctactggGTACTTACAAAATGGCCTAATTACCCATTGATTGTTCAGCATTGACATTTTCCTTTACgtcatttctttttaaatatttttgtcgtcaatatttgttaatttatatcttGTACATTTAAAAAGCCCAGTTATTACTTGTAAATGTGTAATTTAGTAGTCTGTTAGATGTTACTTAGATTGTAACTGTTTAAAGAACTTAAGTACTTATGTAAGTGGAAATAATCGATGATGAAAACAAAAccatacttaaataaacatgaatacaaatcgttcatatatatttttattaccttgaTATCCTAAAAAACTACACATCTAACTAGGTAAGTACTACTACATCTTTATCACATTTGAATACGGTATAAAGtaaagatatacctacctagcttcttatttacttacaattaaaTTCTGCCTGAGTTTGCAAACTATACAAAACACCCCTCAGAAAAATAAGGTTCAATTATAGGTAAATAACTCTAGGTACACctatttcatacatttaatcCACATTTGATCAACATATTCTCCGCCACTccattttagattattttaagtCATTACCTTGCGGAGATGACATGTTGAACTGGCTGATACTTATTCTATTATGcatatatacctacaataaacgTCCTGGTGGTTGAGTCGATTGGTCGTGTTCAGTGGTAAATCTACCCTAATCTGCACGATGGGTTGGCACCACAACTTTAACCAACATGTGACGCTACGTGGTCTATTGAGATTTGAGATAAATgatcacatacctacctacatagattTAGAAATCCTGAAATTTTAAGAAATGTAATACTGAAAAATTatcctacctacttactttctCAAGACTGGCTACAAAGTAATTCTATGAGTCAATATATGAAATCTTTGACGCTAGTATTCCCAAGAAACTTCGGAAAACAACGCAGTCGGACGCTTTGCAATgtgactaaaaaaaataaataaatgcaggATACTAATTAAAAGAAACTTCTACGAGTTCTACGTAAGTTACCAACACGCTTTctgaagaaacaaataaaattgacatgATAAGCGCGGGTACATatggaattataaataaattttggtcagtgggtcgtggTTTTACTATTTTAGGTTTGCTGACTACGATTAGCTAACAACTATGTGGAAAACATGAAGAACGCTGAACTAATCCAATGggaggttttctttttaaaattaaaaatatatagttatcaaaaacaaattatagaTGGCATTGTAAAGTGCGTGCTATGTGCGAGTAGGTTTTATACCTTTGCAAagttaaaaaactatatttcaCCGGGCCAAACTGTTTTCAAAATTTCTCGCGACATTTGGATAATAATCTGAGTGCCTTTTTCTcccttttatttcaattttattccaTTCATTGCATTCGCGTACTTAGGACAGCGCTATCTAGTCATTAGCTaggaaaagaatgaaaaataaaatccgTCATCCATGGTAAACTGAATTATAGCCGATGGAGGCATAAGCCACCTGGTCGGGTGTTCTTGATCTCGATTCATGCATTCAATGCACTCTTGGACGCAGCTAATAACCGCATGAAAAAAAAGTTATCACGTCAGGGGAAATTTGTTGCTTGTCTACAAGCTCTTGTAGAATGTAgtatatgtatcgtttgcgtttgtgtgagtgcgCAGCGCGGTTGTAACGCGTGAAACTTAAATACTAACGCAGCCGTATTTAAGCTTGAAGTTTGAAAACTGACGGATttccgtaaataagaaaaaaaacctacccttttattgttgatttggctcgagaatcattagcacaataaaattacgtccttgaatttgacacggatgcaaatcaaaaGCTCGTAAAATTACgtgtctgaaaataaaacaataacataacaGCAATCACATTTATTGATTGTAAGATTAGATGACGCCTATTGATTCTGAATCggtatacttatataaataatatgtctaATAAATAACGTCGTTTAGCCTACAACTAGGAGGCCCTCTTCGACGAAGCTGTAGGGGGGTACTTCGAGGTTGAGGGGGGCGGGGCCCTTGCGGATGCGACCGGAGGCGTCGTAGTGGGACCCGTGGCAGGGGCAGTAGTATCCGCCGAAGTCGCCGGCGTTGGCGACGGGCACGCAGCCCAAGTGGGTGCACACGCCGATGACCACGAGCCACTTGGGGTTCTGTGTGCGCTGGTTGTCGTGCTGCGGGTCGCGAAGAGTTTCCACGGGCACCGACTGCTCGGTGCTAATCTCGTTTGCGGTTCTGCGGATGCATAACAGGATaattagaaacaatattttttaaatagatgcaacttttctaagtttgtatgtactttctaagtacctatatcttagacaccaatgactgtgtttcggatggcacattaaactgtaggtcccggctgtcattgaacatccttccTTGGCagtcggcagtcgttacgggtagtcagaagccagtaagtctgaaaccagtctaacgaaggggtatcgggttgcccgggtacctgggttgaggaggtcagataggcagtcgcttcttgtaaagcaatggtactcagctgaatccggttagaccggaagccgaccccaacatagttggaaaaaggctccgAGGAAGATTTTCTAAAATAGATCATCCACCGAGTATTTCTATGTATGTTTAGCTACTTAACTACTGCAGATGtcaataactatttatttatttacttacacaacaattttataagcattttttttatttctcaatgATATAATATCAACTGTACTTAACCAGTGCTGATCggtaaattaacaaaacagcGTTTCAGTATTTTGCATAGATTACATAGATTCTGATATAGATTCATGGGGTCCTGGCATAGTTGCTAGGTGAAAACCTTTTAGATTAGGCAAAATGGTCTTATGTGGCCTCAACATTAGATTCTCTCTAACCTTGAGAGGAAAGCAgtcatcatattttattataatggaaCATAAGTATAAGTTGTGCAATGAGTATTTTTAGAGGAAAACATTCCGTGACGCGTCATATTGATCGACTAAATGCGTAATACGAAGGGCAGTACTTGTAAATCATTTGGCAGAGAAATGATGTACCTATTCCTAAAGTACCTCTATGTTTTGCAGATAGTTAAGATGTAACTTTCACTCTTgtgcaaattattatttaatttaaaacaatatttagtacatgtaaatacatattagaCTTATATATGTCTGCCTCCAGCCCGGTATACCCATGTATGATAATTAAGTTCAAAATTTTGCATTTCAATAACTAATTATTGCAGAAATATCTCCATTATATTCACAAATAGATCAATTTGCAGCAATAGTATAGGATAAGCCTTTTTTGTGTACTCAAATGTcaaaaaaatcatcattatttagCATACATGACACTTCAGCACCTCAGAACAATGAGCTTAGTTTTAGACTGGTTCCAAAAATATCATATCAGAATAATTAACCAAGTTGTCCAACTCACCTGTGACGAATGAACAGTGGCTTACCACGCCACTTGAAGGTGACAGACTTGCCCTCCGGGATTTCAGACAGCTTGATCTCAATCTTGGCCAAGGCCAAGACGTCGGCTGCGGCTGCCATGGACGACACGAAGTGCGTCACCAAGGACTTGGCGGCGTACGCACCGGCCACACCACCGGCTGAAGattgataattaaaattttagatGTTGACTTTTTACTATTACACATATTAGTTTATGGTTACATATTTCCGTAAGaaactaaatatattaaagaacATCTGATGAAGAGAACTAAATTCATCAAATGTGTAAAACTCTAataggtagtttttttttttttgtttcattattttttttttgttttctggtTAATGCTTGTAGTTGGATAAAGCTAGATAGGCAGTGAATAGGCTAGATTGGTGAGCAAAACTTAGTCATGATCTGCTCCCCATTGCATGCTATGATTCCATTCCTAGGTTACGTTTTTGACAATGGTGCAGCAGTGGATTCTTAGATCCAGACTGCAAATAAAATCCTGTCTGGACACTAAAGTAGGTCAAATCTGGGTAAACCTGGAAGGATGGCAACCCTATGTAAACATAAATGAAAGTTTCACAGAATTAGCCGTTACATCaatccataaaaaaaatatgaaattaactGGTACAATCTAGCAAATAATGGTATGATGTATTCATAGAAACCCTCCCAGGTTGAGTAAATTACCATTACACTGAATAAGTCAGATCCTACAgtatatttaaagattttcttttgcgagacgacccactgaccaaacgTACTTGTTCTAGATCTCAGCAGCTTAAACCATTCTCTCATTTGATAAATAGTAAGTTAGATTCATGCAAACTTGTTAATACTTTAATAAGCAAATAGAAATATATTATACCTTTAagcaaatattttagttattaacaACCATTATTCATGGTTCCAATTGcatggttttgttttttaattttgcattgcataatattatgaaaatattgtgaTCCATTGATATTATATCGA belongs to Helicoverpa armigera isolate CAAS_96S chromosome 6, ASM3070526v1, whole genome shotgun sequence and includes:
- the LOC110381728 gene encoding cytochrome b-c1 complex subunit Rieske, mitochondrial produces the protein MTSVTRAGHLAPYFKASSSVVSNGLKPLVVAHTPAEKVLVHPLPKTSTVESLHGSLPIQGLKARVNGRGPSHVRFAHTDISYPDFSAYRRKETQDPTARATDNVDGRQSFTYLIAGAGGVAGAYAAKSLVTHFVSSMAAAADVLALAKIEIKLSEIPEGKSVTFKWRGKPLFIRHRTANEISTEQSVPVETLRDPQHDNQRTQNPKWLVVIGVCTHLGCVPVANAGDFGGYYCPCHGSHYDASGRIRKGPAPLNLEVPPYSFVEEGLLVVG